One window of Candidatus Polarisedimenticolia bacterium genomic DNA carries:
- the lnt gene encoding apolipoprotein N-acyltransferase, whose amino-acid sequence MRRLSCILLAAASGIVFGLAYPKTGLWPLAFVGLLPLLAAMSRPAPLPAWAAGLAWGSGFFGFLLRWLYGFFRQYGQLDPWLSVATLALLVSYLALFPALFATLGALLLRRQGNSALALLPALWVALEWVRGHALSGFPWGLAGYALVPALPLVQISALTGVYGLSFLVVLVNASIAAWLGPAPKHDGAGRLAAATLLILAGVGAFGARAMRLPADSGPEVRVGLIQANIPQDQKWSSGQAETILEKHERLTEAAAAQGARIILWPESSSPFPLSRPVSEQSGVKADEGYRRRLESLARRTGASILFGTVDYRVIGGETRALNAAALVRPDATWSETYAKMHLVPFGEYVPLAPVLSFVNRLAQGAIGEFAPGSKPVVTPAGALSIGTLICYEMIFPELVRRFPRRGADLLANLTNDAWFGKSSGPPQHLQMSILRAVENRRYLIRAANTGISAIVDPRGKVIARSRLQETRVILGAVRAVRGQTLYTRVGDLFAYLCVILASAALVAAFAAGRRARKEGRLGD is encoded by the coding sequence ATGAGGCGGTTGTCCTGCATCCTGCTGGCCGCCGCCTCGGGAATCGTCTTCGGCCTCGCCTATCCGAAAACCGGTCTCTGGCCCCTGGCTTTCGTCGGACTCCTGCCGTTGCTCGCGGCCATGTCCCGGCCCGCGCCGCTGCCGGCCTGGGCGGCCGGGCTCGCCTGGGGCTCCGGGTTCTTCGGGTTCCTGCTTCGCTGGCTCTACGGATTCTTTCGACAATACGGACAGCTCGATCCATGGCTGAGCGTCGCGACGCTGGCGCTGCTCGTCTCCTATCTGGCTCTCTTTCCGGCGCTCTTCGCCACGCTCGGAGCTCTCCTTCTGAGGCGCCAAGGGAACTCGGCCCTGGCTCTCCTTCCGGCGCTCTGGGTGGCGCTCGAGTGGGTTCGAGGCCACGCCCTGAGCGGCTTTCCCTGGGGACTCGCGGGCTACGCCCTCGTGCCCGCTCTGCCGCTCGTTCAGATCAGCGCGCTGACGGGAGTGTACGGCCTCTCCTTCCTGGTGGTGCTGGTCAACGCGTCGATCGCCGCGTGGCTCGGACCCGCGCCGAAGCACGACGGCGCCGGCCGGCTCGCCGCCGCGACCCTGCTGATCCTGGCGGGGGTAGGGGCGTTCGGGGCGCGCGCCATGAGACTTCCGGCGGACAGCGGTCCTGAAGTGAGGGTCGGCCTGATTCAGGCCAACATCCCGCAGGATCAGAAATGGAGCTCCGGGCAGGCCGAGACGATTCTGGAGAAGCACGAGCGGCTCACCGAGGCAGCGGCCGCGCAAGGCGCCCGAATCATCCTATGGCCGGAGTCCTCCTCGCCGTTTCCTCTTTCCCGGCCGGTTTCCGAGCAGTCCGGGGTGAAGGCGGACGAGGGATACCGCCGGCGCCTCGAGTCGCTGGCGCGCCGGACCGGCGCATCGATCCTCTTCGGAACCGTCGACTACCGCGTGATCGGGGGCGAGACGAGGGCCCTGAACGCGGCGGCGCTGGTGCGGCCGGACGCGACCTGGAGCGAGACTTACGCGAAGATGCACCTCGTCCCTTTCGGGGAATACGTTCCGCTGGCGCCCGTCCTGTCCTTCGTCAACCGGCTCGCGCAGGGGGCCATCGGCGAGTTCGCGCCCGGCTCGAAGCCGGTGGTGACGCCCGCCGGCGCCCTTTCCATCGGCACCCTCATCTGCTACGAGATGATCTTTCCGGAGCTGGTTCGCCGGTTCCCGCGGCGCGGCGCGGATCTCCTGGCCAATCTCACCAACGACGCCTGGTTCGGGAAATCCTCCGGGCCCCCTCAACACCTCCAGATGAGCATCCTGCGGGCCGTGGAAAACCGGCGCTATCTCATCCGCGCCGCCAATACGGGGATCAGCGCCATCGTCGATCCCCGCGGCAAGGTGATCGCCCGCAGCCGCCTCCAGGAAACGCGGGTGATTCTCGGCGCCGTCCGCGCCGTCCGCGGCCAGACTCTCTACACCCGGGTCGGGGATCTCTTTGCGTACCTGTGTGTTATACTCGCGAGCGCCGCGCTGGTCGCGGCTTTCGCGGCAGGACGGCGGGCCCGCAAGGAGGGAAGGCTTGGCGATTGA
- a CDS encoding slipin family protein: MGGPGSFPFLVVFVIIALYVASSIKILNEYERAVVFRLGRLHPTPKGPGIILVFTFIDKMMRVSLRTIVHDVPPQDVITRDNVSVKVNAVIYYRVIDPRRAVVEVEQYHYATSQLAQTTLRSVLGQVELDDLLSQREKLNHELQTILDKHTDPWGVKVSMVEVKHVDLPTEMQRAIAKQAEAEREKRAKVIHADGELAASRALAEAAQIISENPTTLQLRYLQTLTEIATEKNSTIVFPIPIDTLTALMKR, encoded by the coding sequence ATGGGGGGGCCGGGTTCGTTTCCGTTTCTCGTGGTGTTCGTGATCATCGCCCTTTACGTGGCGAGCTCCATCAAGATACTCAACGAATACGAGCGGGCCGTGGTGTTCCGGCTGGGGAGGCTCCATCCCACGCCGAAGGGGCCGGGGATCATCCTGGTCTTCACCTTCATCGACAAGATGATGCGCGTCTCGCTCCGGACGATCGTCCACGACGTTCCGCCGCAGGACGTGATCACCCGGGACAACGTCTCGGTCAAGGTGAACGCCGTCATCTACTACCGCGTGATCGATCCGCGGCGAGCGGTCGTGGAGGTGGAGCAATACCACTACGCCACCTCGCAGCTCGCCCAGACCACCTTGCGATCGGTGCTCGGCCAGGTCGAGCTGGACGACCTCCTCAGCCAGCGCGAAAAGCTGAACCACGAGCTGCAGACGATCCTCGACAAGCACACCGATCCCTGGGGCGTCAAGGTCTCCATGGTGGAGGTGAAGCACGTCGATCTTCCCACCGAGATGCAGCGCGCCATCGCCAAGCAGGCGGAGGCCGAGCGCGAGAAGCGCGCCAAGGTGATCCACGCCGACGGCGAGCTGGCGGCTTCCAGAGCCTTGGCGGAGGCGGCTCAGATCATCTCCGAGAATCCGACGACGCTCCAGCTCCGGTATCTGCAGACGCTCACCGAGATCGCCACGGAAAAGAACTCCACCATCGTCTTCCCGATTCCGATCGACACGCTGACCGCCCTGATGAAGCGTTGA
- a CDS encoding nodulation protein NfeD, with translation MRATRRTSRRGPGSARRFVLACAVLGLAALGFAAAAPRPGRNLVLSLDISDAIQPITAQYVVESLRQGERQSCSLVILNLETPGGYLSSTEVIVKAITSSKVPVAVFVSGSQAASAGFFITIASDVAAMAPGTRFGASHPVTALGSGKDKGKEADTLSQKAENDAAAWVRSLAENRGRNVSAAEDAVRLSRSFTEKEALKSGLIDLVVPDEEALLRALDGRIVRRFDGRRETLRLEGAKVKRLSMSGREKFLSWIANPAILFFLLALGAVGLYVEFTHPGMIFPGVVGAVALLCFAYATSIIPINYAGLLLIVLGIVLFLLEIKVTSYGMLTIGGAACLLLGGLMLFRTRGAEGIDLPLWTVGSLSLSAAVIIAFLTHRVIWAHGQKVTTGEEGLVGEEGEALTDLDPEGRVFVHGEYWSARSRSPIRKGSRVKVLGVQGMMLDVEERRG, from the coding sequence ATGAGAGCGACGCGCCGGACATCGCGCCGAGGGCCGGGAAGCGCGCGGCGCTTCGTCCTGGCATGCGCGGTCCTGGGGCTCGCCGCCCTCGGCTTCGCCGCCGCGGCACCGCGCCCCGGCCGGAACCTGGTTCTTTCGCTCGACATCTCCGACGCCATCCAGCCGATCACCGCCCAGTACGTCGTCGAGTCGCTGCGCCAGGGGGAGCGGCAGTCTTGCAGCCTCGTGATCCTGAACCTCGAGACTCCCGGTGGTTACCTCTCCAGCACCGAAGTCATCGTCAAGGCGATCACCTCCTCGAAAGTTCCAGTGGCCGTCTTCGTCTCGGGGAGCCAGGCCGCCTCGGCGGGCTTCTTCATCACGATCGCCTCCGACGTGGCGGCGATGGCGCCCGGGACCCGCTTCGGCGCCTCCCACCCCGTGACCGCCCTCGGCTCCGGCAAGGACAAGGGAAAGGAGGCCGACACGCTGAGCCAGAAGGCCGAGAACGACGCAGCGGCCTGGGTTCGCTCGCTGGCGGAGAACCGCGGACGGAACGTGTCGGCCGCAGAAGACGCCGTGAGGCTCAGCCGCTCCTTCACCGAGAAGGAGGCGCTGAAGAGCGGCCTGATCGATCTGGTGGTTCCCGACGAGGAGGCGCTCCTTCGGGCCCTTGACGGCCGGATCGTGCGCCGGTTCGACGGACGCCGCGAGACGCTCCGTCTCGAGGGCGCGAAGGTCAAGCGTCTCTCGATGTCCGGCAGGGAGAAGTTCCTCTCCTGGATCGCCAATCCCGCCATCCTGTTTTTCCTGCTCGCCCTGGGGGCCGTGGGCCTCTACGTCGAGTTCACCCATCCCGGAATGATCTTCCCCGGCGTCGTGGGGGCGGTGGCGCTCCTGTGTTTCGCCTACGCGACTTCAATCATCCCGATCAATTACGCGGGCCTTCTCCTTATCGTCCTCGGCATCGTCCTGTTCCTCCTCGAGATCAAGGTGACGAGCTACGGGATGCTCACGATCGGCGGGGCCGCCTGTCTCCTCCTCGGGGGGCTCATGCTCTTCCGGACCCGCGGCGCGGAGGGGATCGACCTGCCGCTGTGGACGGTCGGGTCCCTCAGCCTCTCGGCGGCCGTGATCATCGCGTTCCTGACCCATCGGGTGATCTGGGCCCACGGGCAGAAGGTGACCACCGGGGAGGAGGGGCTGGTGGGGGAGGAAGGGGAGGCCCTCACCGACCTCGATCCGGAAGGACGCGTGTTCGTCCACGGAGAATACTGGAGCGCGCGCAGTCGGTCGCCGATCCGCAAAGGATCCCGGGTGAAGGTCTTGGGCGTTCAGGGTATGATGCTCGACGTCGAGGAGCGTCGGGGCTGA
- a CDS encoding pyridoxal phosphate-dependent aminotransferase, which yields MKLSRRVLELTSSATLQAKADAEKVRREGIDVVDFGPGEPDFHTPEIIKEAAKRALDEDFTHYTETAGIAGLREALAGRYRRDYGTDYRAEEVFVGCGAKNVLYLIAQAAFNPGDRVAMFAPHWVSFPDQVRLAGAEPVVLSTREEDDFIPRCAALEAELRKAPIRALILNSPCNPTGAALPADELARFAALAARHDFLLISDETYEFFYYGAGRFGSFAALASEVRGQLVLVSSFSKSYAMTGWRVGYALGPQPLIAAITKIQSHDATHTASFSMKGALAALDAPRSILDSMREEYRRRRDLMVRGLREVEGIACREPAGAFYVFPNVTGLMSRFGCRDSSRLARGLLLGPGIATVAGSAFGCDGHLRLSYATSPERIREGLRRLRECRELPAAATSE from the coding sequence ATGAAGCTGTCCCGGCGGGTGCTCGAGCTGACTTCTTCCGCCACGTTGCAGGCGAAGGCCGATGCGGAGAAGGTGCGCCGCGAGGGAATCGACGTGGTCGACTTCGGGCCGGGCGAGCCCGACTTCCACACGCCCGAGATCATCAAGGAGGCGGCCAAGCGCGCGCTGGACGAGGACTTCACCCACTACACCGAAACCGCCGGGATCGCCGGCCTGCGGGAGGCGCTGGCGGGGCGCTACCGGCGCGACTACGGGACCGACTACCGCGCCGAAGAGGTCTTCGTGGGGTGCGGCGCGAAGAACGTCCTGTATCTGATCGCCCAGGCGGCCTTCAACCCGGGGGACCGCGTCGCCATGTTCGCGCCTCACTGGGTCTCCTTCCCGGACCAGGTCCGTCTCGCCGGGGCCGAGCCGGTGGTCCTCTCCACGCGGGAAGAGGACGACTTCATTCCCCGGTGCGCGGCGCTGGAGGCGGAGTTGAGGAAGGCCCCGATCCGGGCGCTGATTCTGAATTCTCCCTGCAATCCCACCGGGGCGGCGCTTCCCGCCGACGAGCTGGCCCGGTTCGCGGCGCTGGCGGCGCGGCACGACTTCCTCCTGATCTCGGATGAAACGTATGAATTCTTCTATTATGGGGCCGGCCGGTTCGGCTCCTTCGCCGCCCTGGCGTCCGAGGTGCGCGGCCAGCTCGTCCTGGTGAGCTCCTTCTCGAAGAGCTACGCGATGACAGGATGGCGCGTGGGCTACGCGCTCGGCCCGCAGCCGCTGATTGCCGCGATCACCAAAATCCAGTCCCACGACGCGACCCACACCGCCTCTTTCTCCATGAAGGGCGCCCTGGCGGCGCTCGACGCGCCCCGGTCGATTCTCGATTCGATGCGGGAGGAGTATCGGCGCCGGCGGGATCTCATGGTGCGGGGGCTGCGGGAAGTGGAGGGGATTGCCTGCCGGGAGCCGGCGGGGGCGTTCTACGTCTTCCCGAACGTCACCGGATTGATGTCGCGATTCGGATGCCGCGATTCCTCCCGGCTCGCCCGCGGACTGCTGCTGGGCCCCGGGATCGCGACCGTCGCCGGCTCGGCGTTCGGGTGCGACGGTCATCTGAGACTCTCCTACGCCACGTCGCCCGAGCGGATCCGCGAAGGGCTCAGGCGCCTGCGGGAGTGCCGGGAACTGCCGGCGGCGGCGACATCGGAATGA
- the prfB gene encoding peptide chain release factor 2 (programmed frameshift): protein MVLEEQARRVEELGARMADLRGIFELERKAGELKKLEEESGSADFWKDQAAAQSALQRRTRLQEEIEEGKKLIGRMEDAQVLLDLAREGEEVEQELRRSVADLETEIQRSEISMMLSGENDVRNAILTIHPGAGGTESQDWAEMLYRMYLRWAERRGYRLRTLEYQEGEEAGIKSATLFIEGTNAYGYLKAESGVHRLVRISPFDAAARRHTSFASVYVSPEIDDRIEIKVEDKDLRVDTYRSSGAGGQHVNVTDSAVRLTHLPTGIVVSCQNERSQHRNRDVAMKILRSRLYEMEERAREEKRAAVEGAKKDIAWGSQIRSYVLQPYRLIKDHRTNIEIGNVDRVLDGDLDELIRGYLLKKRDAKAPEASAPGTR from the exons ATGGTGCTCGAGGAACAGGCGCGGCGCGTCGAGGAGTTGGGCGCGCGCATGGCGGACCTTCGG GGCATCTTTGAGCTGGAGCGCAAAGCCGGCGAGCTGAAGAAGCTGGAGGAGGAGTCGGGCTCCGCCGATTTCTGGAAGGATCAAGCGGCCGCGCAATCGGCGCTGCAGCGGCGGACGCGCCTTCAAGAGGAGATCGAGGAGGGGAAAAAGCTGATCGGCCGGATGGAGGACGCGCAGGTCCTGCTCGACCTGGCCCGCGAAGGGGAGGAGGTGGAGCAGGAGCTCCGGAGGTCGGTGGCCGATCTGGAAACGGAGATCCAGCGATCCGAAATCTCCATGATGCTCTCGGGGGAGAACGACGTCCGCAACGCCATCCTGACGATCCATCCCGGCGCGGGAGGCACCGAGTCCCAGGATTGGGCCGAGATGCTCTACCGGATGTACCTCCGGTGGGCCGAGCGCCGCGGATACCGGCTCAGGACCTTGGAATATCAGGAGGGGGAGGAGGCCGGAATCAAATCGGCCACCCTTTTCATCGAGGGGACCAACGCCTACGGCTACCTCAAGGCGGAAAGCGGCGTCCATCGCCTGGTCCGCATCTCCCCTTTCGACGCCGCCGCCCGGCGGCACACCTCCTTCGCCTCCGTCTATGTCAGCCCGGAGATCGATGACCGGATCGAGATCAAGGTGGAGGACAAGGATCTGCGCGTCGACACCTACCGCTCGAGCGGGGCGGGCGGCCAGCACGTCAACGTGACCGACTCCGCCGTGCGTCTCACCCATCTGCCCACCGGCATCGTCGTCTCCTGCCAGAACGAGCGATCCCAGCATCGCAACCGCGACGTGGCCATGAAGATCCTGCGTTCCCGGCTGTACGAGATGGAGGAGCGGGCGCGCGAGGAGAAGCGGGCGGCGGTGGAAGGCGCCAAGAAGGACATCGCCTGGGGAAGCCAAATCCGGTCCTACGTTCTCCAGCCGTACCGTCTGATCAAGGATCATCGGACCAACATCGAGATCGGCAACGTCGACCGGGTTCTCGACGGCGATCTCGACGAGCTGATCCGCGGCTACCTCTTGAAGAAAAGGGATGCCAAGGCCCCCGAGGCTTCCGCGCCGGGGACCCGCTAA
- the coaD gene encoding pantetheine-phosphate adenylyltransferase translates to MKILAVYPGSFDPLTNGHLDIIMRGSRLFHEIVVAILRNPEKKAMFSLQERQRVLSHATAGLANVKVDSFQGLLVDYARRRGARVIVRGLRALSDFEYEYQMALMNRRLDSEIETVFMMPNEAYSYLSSRLVKEVVGLGGSVSGLVPPDVERRLGLRFGNGPRTSGKRARRPRRGGRR, encoded by the coding sequence TTGAAGATCCTGGCGGTCTATCCCGGCTCCTTCGATCCGCTCACCAACGGCCACCTCGACATCATCATGAGGGGGAGCCGTCTTTTCCACGAGATCGTCGTGGCCATCCTGCGGAACCCGGAGAAGAAAGCGATGTTCAGCCTTCAGGAGCGGCAGCGCGTCCTGTCGCACGCCACCGCCGGCCTCGCCAACGTCAAGGTCGACAGCTTCCAGGGTCTCCTGGTTGATTACGCGCGCCGCCGGGGCGCCCGCGTCATCGTCCGGGGCCTGCGCGCCCTCTCCGATTTCGAATACGAGTATCAGATGGCGCTCATGAACCGGCGGCTCGACTCGGAAATCGAGACGGTCTTCATGATGCCGAACGAAGCCTATTCCTACCTCTCCTCCCGTCTCGTGAAGGAGGTGGTGGGGCTCGGAGGAAGCGTCTCGGGGCTCGTGCCCCCCGACGTCGAGCGCCGGCTGGGGTTAAGATTCGGCAACGGCCCCAGGACCTCCGGGAAGCGGGCGCGGCGGCCGCGGCGGGGAGGAAGACGATGA
- a CDS encoding ATPase, T2SS/T4P/T4SS family yields MVDRRMIGELLVEAGLVRRSDLEAALEEQRLRGGRICYHLMRLGKVTPGALFLFLQENFGIIAPDLLEILRNSPETGLLPGRLAHFYQMVPLRRDGGVLLLAMAHVDNANLIPAVEELTGLKVEPVICPPGLIRESLARFFESEDEPGVVRSALEDSVLVLSDPADEIAPAPPETLTESASGVVWLRALIGEAIRRRAREILLEPLEEESRLTFRQPEGEDSTRAVSRQVHLVLAMALEDLSKMSARGRIVPREGRFRVRHGDRHVAVLLTWLPGIHGDAYHLRMVEERLRKQGLEEMLEDYPEARNALDRALAERRGLLLVAAPEGHFRERVVSALVQWIRWQAGRTIFLGGPDGSSFPGIEVRDPGGPGAAPLVETIASAAREGPDFLAVLRIQSIEEAAALMDAARSRMAVAGVGGQDALDVFQWLLRGGLLPQIRSGGLCGILGMRMAERICEHCRRRYDLLEEFPNLVASPADGGFYFANTGCRACRGAGVLDLEAAFEFFPMSAALAERVEASSAPEAMRREWARSGMKSLYRSLLARAAAGEIDVREPLRLLMVEGRGAA; encoded by the coding sequence TTGGTCGATCGGCGGATGATCGGAGAGCTCCTGGTCGAGGCGGGACTCGTGCGCCGGAGCGATCTCGAAGCCGCGCTGGAAGAGCAGCGGCTGCGCGGCGGCCGGATCTGCTACCACCTGATGCGTCTCGGAAAGGTCACGCCGGGAGCGCTCTTCCTGTTCCTTCAGGAGAACTTCGGGATCATCGCCCCCGATCTCCTGGAGATCCTGCGCAACTCGCCGGAGACCGGCCTCCTGCCGGGGCGCCTGGCCCACTTCTACCAGATGGTGCCGCTCCGCCGCGACGGCGGCGTGCTGCTTCTGGCGATGGCCCACGTGGACAATGCGAACCTCATTCCGGCCGTGGAGGAGCTGACCGGGCTCAAGGTCGAGCCGGTGATCTGTCCGCCCGGCCTCATCCGCGAGAGCCTGGCCCGCTTCTTTGAGTCCGAGGACGAACCTGGAGTCGTGCGCAGCGCGCTGGAGGACAGCGTCCTGGTGCTTTCCGATCCGGCGGACGAGATCGCCCCGGCGCCGCCCGAAACGCTGACGGAGAGCGCCTCGGGAGTGGTGTGGCTCCGGGCCTTGATCGGAGAGGCGATCCGCCGGCGAGCCCGTGAAATCCTCCTCGAGCCGCTCGAGGAGGAGTCGCGCCTCACCTTCCGCCAGCCGGAAGGCGAGGATTCGACGCGGGCCGTCTCGCGCCAGGTCCACCTGGTGCTCGCCATGGCCCTGGAAGATCTCTCCAAGATGTCGGCGCGGGGCAGGATCGTGCCCCGCGAAGGCCGTTTTCGCGTGCGGCATGGAGATCGGCACGTGGCGGTCCTGCTCACCTGGCTGCCCGGCATCCACGGAGATGCCTACCATCTGCGCATGGTCGAGGAGCGCTTGCGCAAGCAGGGTCTCGAAGAGATGCTGGAGGACTATCCGGAGGCGCGCAATGCGCTCGACCGGGCTCTGGCGGAGCGGCGCGGCCTCCTCCTCGTGGCGGCGCCCGAAGGTCATTTCCGCGAGCGCGTCGTCTCGGCCTTGGTCCAATGGATTCGCTGGCAGGCGGGAAGGACGATCTTCCTGGGCGGCCCGGACGGCTCCTCGTTTCCGGGAATCGAAGTCCGGGATCCGGGCGGGCCCGGGGCGGCGCCGCTCGTCGAGACGATCGCCTCCGCGGCGCGCGAAGGTCCCGATTTTCTCGCCGTGCTGCGAATCCAGTCGATCGAGGAAGCCGCGGCCCTGATGGACGCCGCCCGGAGCCGGATGGCGGTGGCGGGCGTGGGAGGACAGGACGCGCTCGACGTCTTCCAATGGCTTCTGCGGGGGGGACTCCTCCCGCAGATCCGCTCGGGCGGGCTTTGCGGCATCCTCGGCATGCGCATGGCCGAGCGGATCTGCGAGCATTGCCGCAGGCGTTACGACCTGCTCGAGGAATTTCCGAACTTGGTCGCGAGTCCGGCCGACGGCGGGTTCTATTTCGCCAACACCGGCTGCCGGGCCTGCCGCGGCGCCGGAGTCCTCGATCTGGAGGCGGCCTTCGAGTTCTTCCCGATGAGCGCCGCGCTCGCCGAGAGGGTCGAGGCGTCGAGTGCTCCGGAGGCGATGCGGAGGGAATGGGCCAGATCGGGGATGAAGAGTCTGTACAGATCCCTGCTGGCGCGCGCCGCGGCGGGCGAGATCGACGTTCGGGAACCGCTGAGGCTACTGATGGTCGAGGGCCGAGGCGCCGCCTGA
- a CDS encoding GGDEF domain-containing protein, producing MDDARAGEDKRDLELRLLKAALEVSRFVEPVQTAGAIVTGAMSLVGGSGGFIYIRTPEGGDYRLLGCHAGTDDPRRKGLLRLPLEVAMAEAGYANADLETGPCPEAFSGFDFGEMISAYGEVADCRCRLLVGCADRRDPAALRRASHEVALLLGECLPALANSLRMERVRELVIKDDQTDSFNRRYLDAFLVEEVERARRYGTALSIIFLDLDNLKEVNSLHGHAAGSRALRLLSRRVIEAIRGSDKLFRYGGDEFCVVLPETDAVGALELAERLRQTIASRPFEVEVRTELPLTASFGVACFPLHAESAAALLDVADQAMARVKITGKNSIGVGRDRRKESGIG from the coding sequence ATGGACGACGCGCGCGCCGGCGAGGACAAGCGGGACCTGGAGCTCCGGCTGCTCAAGGCGGCGCTGGAGGTGAGCCGTTTCGTCGAGCCCGTGCAGACCGCCGGGGCCATCGTCACCGGCGCCATGTCGCTGGTGGGCGGCTCGGGGGGCTTCATCTACATAAGGACGCCGGAGGGAGGGGACTACCGGCTCCTGGGGTGCCACGCCGGGACCGACGACCCGCGCCGCAAGGGGCTTCTCCGCCTGCCGCTCGAAGTGGCGATGGCCGAGGCGGGGTACGCGAACGCCGATCTCGAGACGGGCCCCTGTCCCGAGGCGTTCAGCGGGTTCGATTTCGGGGAGATGATCTCGGCCTACGGAGAGGTCGCCGATTGCCGCTGCCGGCTTCTGGTGGGATGCGCCGACCGGCGCGATCCGGCCGCCCTGCGCCGGGCCTCCCACGAGGTCGCCCTGCTCCTGGGGGAGTGTCTTCCGGCCCTGGCGAACTCGCTGCGGATGGAGCGCGTGCGCGAGCTGGTGATCAAGGACGATCAGACCGACAGCTTCAACCGGCGGTACCTCGACGCCTTCCTGGTGGAAGAGGTGGAGCGCGCCCGCCGTTACGGAACGGCGCTTTCCATCATCTTCCTCGACCTCGACAATCTGAAGGAAGTCAACAGTCTCCACGGCCACGCCGCCGGCAGCCGGGCGCTCCGTCTGCTCTCGCGGCGCGTCATCGAGGCGATCCGGGGAAGCGACAAGCTGTTCCGCTACGGGGGAGACGAGTTCTGCGTCGTCCTCCCCGAGACCGACGCCGTGGGCGCGCTGGAGCTGGCCGAGCGGCTGCGGCAGACGATCGCCTCGCGCCCGTTCGAGGTGGAGGTCCGGACCGAGCTTCCCCTGACCGCGAGCTTCGGCGTCGCCTGCTTTCCGCTGCACGCCGAGTCGGCCGCCGCCCTGCTCGACGTGGCGGATCAGGCCATGGCCCGCGTCAAGATCACCGGCAAGAACTCCATCGGCGTGGGGCGCGATCGGCGCAAGGAGTCGGGAATCGGATAG
- a CDS encoding SPOR domain-containing protein: protein MQDHEERDEKPDRDDKQVEFQLGGRHLTLAVLGLAVFGAVLFLLGRWSERVGRPAPAEAGGGIEAPLEPAEGEPAPRELTFYETLGKKASPGFQEGARPAAGGEQPAVLPESTPAAPPVAKSSRPSPKPAEAAPPAPAGANERFRIQVASTRDAAAARQLVDRLRKKGFAASLESVQGADGKTQYKVRIGNYSEREPAEAMASRIRTEEKVGAWIVRVQG, encoded by the coding sequence ATGCAGGATCACGAGGAGCGGGACGAGAAGCCGGATCGTGACGACAAGCAGGTGGAGTTCCAGTTGGGAGGGCGGCACCTGACCCTGGCGGTCCTGGGGCTGGCCGTTTTCGGAGCGGTTCTCTTTCTGTTGGGCCGGTGGAGCGAGCGCGTGGGCCGCCCAGCGCCGGCCGAGGCCGGCGGCGGAATCGAGGCTCCCCTCGAACCGGCCGAAGGCGAGCCGGCTCCGCGGGAGCTGACCTTCTACGAAACCCTCGGGAAGAAGGCGAGCCCCGGCTTCCAGGAGGGCGCGCGTCCCGCCGCCGGGGGGGAGCAGCCGGCGGTCCTCCCGGAATCCACCCCCGCCGCGCCGCCCGTCGCGAAGAGCTCCCGGCCGTCGCCGAAACCCGCGGAAGCGGCCCCGCCGGCGCCCGCCGGCGCGAACGAGCGCTTCCGGATCCAGGTCGCCTCGACGCGCGACGCGGCCGCCGCCCGGCAGCTGGTGGATCGGCTTCGCAAGAAGGGCTTCGCGGCGAGCCTGGAATCGGTCCAAGGAGCGGACGGCAAGACCCAGTACAAGGTGCGCATCGGCAACTACTCGGAGCGCGAGCCCGCGGAGGCGATGGCGAGCCGGATCCGGACCGAGGAGAAGGTCGGAGCCTGGATCGTCAGGGTCCAGGGCTGA